Below is a window of Coleofasciculaceae cyanobacterium DNA.
CGTTCAAAGCGATCGCTTTTTTAGTCCGATTAACTCATAGTTTAAAATCAACCGTGCATTTACTCAACAACGATGCACCATTCGTGCAGTTCATAATCGACACAGTTATAAATAACCAGAGGATCTTGAGCCACTATTTTCTGAGCTTCTTGTAAAGAATCTGCGTCAAAGACTAGCATTCCTCCTCCTAATTCTCCCCAATAGCCAGTTTTAGCTTTATGTCCTCTGACAATTAGTTGGCGAACATAGCTTTTATGAGCCGATACGTATCGATCAAAAATTACTTTGTTAACTATTCCCTTTTCTATTTTTACAAATGTTGGCATAAATAACAGCTAATTTCTCTAAAAAGCAAATGTAAGATAAATATTATAATAATGTTATGTTAATAAAATAATACTTTAAAATGACGGTGTTGCTGATTAGGTAATGATATAAACTAGTCAACCTCCTTCGGGGGAATTCAAAATTCAACCAGCGAGTCCCTGAACGGATTCCGTGCATGATTAGCCCTAAAGGATTAGAAGTTCGCGTCACAC
It encodes the following:
- a CDS encoding YciI family protein, which codes for MPTFVKIEKGIVNKVIFDRYVSAHKSYVRQLIVRGHKAKTGYWGELGGGMLVFDADSLQEAQKIVAQDPLVIYNCVDYELHEWCIVVE